The genomic interval CTGCCAGGTCTTTTTCGGTTCCCTGAGCCAACGCATCAACCACTCGCCGGAGTGGCGCCGCGCGGTTCCGGCGAGTCCCGGGCCGCCCGATTTTTTGCCCGTTGTTTTGTGGCACTCGCCACAGGCCGCGGGCCCGTCAAAAACTTCCTTGCCCTTTGCGGCATCGGCGGCCCAAGCCGCCCCGGCGGCAATGGCGAGCGCGGCGAACACCGGAATCAACAGCCCGCTTTTCACATACCCCTCCCGCAAAGCGGATGTTTATAACATATTTTTCCGCTTACATTATAACCGCAATTTCACATTCAACAATTTCCGAAAGGATGGGGAGCCGAAAAAGGGCAAAAAAAATCCCTTGCGCCGGACGGCGCAAGGGACGGTCAAACGAGTATGCGGGAAATTACTTGGTGACGGCGGTCTTCTTCGCGCCGGAGTGCCCTTTGTAGGCGCGGGTCGGGGCAAATTCGCCCAGCTTGTGGCCAACCATGTTTTCGGTGAAATACACCGGAATGAACTGTTTGCCGTTATGCACCTGCACGGTGTGCCCGACGAAATCGGGCGAGATGGTGCTGCGGCGGGACCACGTTTTGAACACCTTCCGTTCTTTTTTCGCGTTCATTTCGGCGATTTTCTTTTCAAACCCCGGATCGATAAAGGGGCCTTTTTTCAGTGAGCGCGCCACGGTTACTTCCTCCTCTTGACGATCATCTTGCCGGTACTCTTGTTGCGGCGGGTCTTGTAACCCTTGGCCGGCACGCCCCACGGAGACACCGGGTGACGGCCGCCGGACGTGCGGCCTTCGCCGCCGCCGTGCGGATGGTCAACCGGGTTCATGGTGACGCCGCGGTTGTGCGGCATGCGGCCCATCCAGCGCTTGCGGCCCGCCTTGCCGAGTGAAATGACATTGTGTTTATCGTTCCCCACCACGCCAACGGTGGCGCGGCAATCGACGCTCACCAGCCGGACTTCGCCGGAGGAGAGCCGCACCTGGGCCATCGCCCCTTCCTTCGCCACGAGCTGGGCGTACGTGCCGGCGGAGCGGGCGATCTGCCCGCCTTTGCCGGGGCGCATTTCGAGGTTGTGGATCATGGTGCCGACCGGTATTTTCCGTATAGGCAACGCGCAACCGGCGACGATGTCCGCCGTTTCGCCGGATGAAATCAGCTGCCCCGCCTTCAGGTCTTTCGGGGAGAGGATATAGCGTTTTTCGCCGTCGGCGTAAGTGAGCAGCGCGATGTTGGCGCTCCGGTTCGGATCGTATTCTATCGCGGTAACGGTGGCCATGATGCCGTCCTTGTTCCGCTTGAAGTCGATCTCGCGGTATTTGCGCTTGTGACCGCCGCCGCGGAAGCGGACGGTGACGTGGCCGTTGTTGTTACGGCCGCTGGTGCGCTTTTTCCCCGTGGTGAGGCTTTTTTGCGGATCGTTGCCCTTGGTAATCTCGTCGAACGTGTTTACCGTGTAAAAACGCCGGCCGGGCGAGGTCGGCTTTACTGTCTTGATGCCCATCAGCTTACCCTTTCGAAGATTTCTATCTTATCGCCCTGTTTCAGCGACACGATCGCCTTCTTGTAGCCCATGCGCACGCCAAGGCTGCGGCCGAACCTCTTCGGTTTCGGGCGGGTGTTGATTATCCGGACGTCGGTCACCTTCACGTTGAAGATGTTTTCAACAGCGGCCTTGACCGCTTTCTTGTTGGCGCGGGGATCAACCCTGAAACATACCTGATTGAACTTTTCCTTCAAATCCGTCGCCCGTTCCGTGAGGAGCGGCGCGCGGAGAACGTCGAAATGGCTTGCCGTGCTCATTTTGTCAACCTCTTCTCGATACCTTCAACCGCGTCGCGGGTGACCACCACCGTGTTGCAGTTGAGCAGGTCGTACGCATTAACGCCTTCCACCGGCAGGGTTTTCACATTCGGCACATTGCGGACGCCGCGGGCGAAATTTTCGCATCCGGCGCCGGTGACCACCAGCATCGGGAAAGCCTTGCCCAGGCCGGTCAAAAGCTGAAGGGCCGACTTGGTCTTGATGGCGTCCATCGCCAAGCTGTCAACCACCACCAGCCGGCCTTCGTTGAAGATGCTGGTGAGGGTGGACGTCAGCGCCACGCGGCGCATTTTCTTGTTTACGCTCTGTTCGTAGCTGCGGGGCTGGGGTCCCAGCACCACCGCGCCGCCGCGCCAGTGGGGCGCGCGGATGGAGCCGGTGCGGGCCCGGCCCGTGCCTTTTTGTTTCCACGGCTTCTTGCCGCCGCCGGACACTTCGGCCCACTGCTTGGTGGCCTGGGTGCCGCGCCGCCGCGCGTTCTGCTGGGCCATCACCACCTGGTGTACGACCGGCTCTTTTACTTCGGCGGCAAAAATCGCGTCGGACAAGCTGATGCTGCCGACCACGTTTTTGGTCTTATCGAGCACGTCTATCTTGGGCATGGCTATTTCTTCCTGTTCCTGCGGCTTTTCTTTATCTCAACCAACGCGCCGTTCGGTCCCGGCACCGCCCCCTTGACAAGGAGGAGATTGTCTTCTTTTAACACCCTGAATATCTTCTGGCCGAGGGCGGTAACGGTTTCGGCGCCCATGTGACCGGCCATGCGGCGCCCTTTCATGACGCGCGCCGGCCATGTGTGGTTACCGATCGAGCCGCCGTGCCGGCGCACTTCGTGCGTGCCGCGGGTCATCGACTGGCCGTGCATCCCGTGGCGCTTGAACACGCCGGCGAAGCCGCGCCCCTTGGAGGTTCCGGTAATGTCGACGATCTCGCCATCCTCGAACACTTCCACGGTGACTTTCTTGCCGGGATTGTAGCTTGCCACGTCATCCAGGCGGAATTCGCGCAGCACCCGCATCGGCTTCAGGTCGGCCTTCTTGAAGTGGCCCATTGCCGTCTTCGGGGTCTTTTTGATGTCCTTCTTCGTGATTTCTTCAAACCCGAGCTGGACGGCGTTGTAGCCGTCCACCGCCACGGTCTTCACTTGCACAGTCCGGCATTCGCCCATCTGCAACACGGTGACGGGCACCCGGTTCCCGGCGCCGTCAAACACCGTGGTCATTCCCACTTTTCTTCCAATTAATCCCAACATGGCTTACAACTTTATCTCAATGTCGACGCCGGAGGAGAGATCCAACTCCATCAGCGCGTCAACGGTTG from Nitrospinota bacterium carries:
- the rplW gene encoding 50S ribosomal protein L23 encodes the protein MSTASHFDVLRAPLLTERATDLKEKFNQVCFRVDPRANKKAVKAAVENIFNVKVTDVRIINTRPKPKRFGRSLGVRMGYKKAIVSLKQGDKIEIFERVS
- the rplC gene encoding 50S ribosomal protein L3: MLGLIGRKVGMTTVFDGAGNRVPVTVLQMGECRTVQVKTVAVDGYNAVQLGFEEITKKDIKKTPKTAMGHFKKADLKPMRVLREFRLDDVASYNPGKKVTVEVFEDGEIVDITGTSKGRGFAGVFKRHGMHGQSMTRGTHEVRRHGGSIGNHTWPARVMKGRRMAGHMGAETVTALGQKIFRVLKEDNLLLVKGAVPGPNGALVEIKKSRRNRKK
- the rplD gene encoding 50S ribosomal protein L4, with amino-acid sequence MPKIDVLDKTKNVVGSISLSDAIFAAEVKEPVVHQVVMAQQNARRRGTQATKQWAEVSGGGKKPWKQKGTGRARTGSIRAPHWRGGAVVLGPQPRSYEQSVNKKMRRVALTSTLTSIFNEGRLVVVDSLAMDAIKTKSALQLLTGLGKAFPMLVVTGAGCENFARGVRNVPNVKTLPVEGVNAYDLLNCNTVVVTRDAVEGIEKRLTK
- the rplB gene encoding 50S ribosomal protein L2 — protein: MGIKTVKPTSPGRRFYTVNTFDEITKGNDPQKSLTTGKKRTSGRNNNGHVTVRFRGGGHKRKYREIDFKRNKDGIMATVTAIEYDPNRSANIALLTYADGEKRYILSPKDLKAGQLISSGETADIVAGCALPIRKIPVGTMIHNLEMRPGKGGQIARSAGTYAQLVAKEGAMAQVRLSSGEVRLVSVDCRATVGVVGNDKHNVISLGKAGRKRWMGRMPHNRGVTMNPVDHPHGGGEGRTSGGRHPVSPWGVPAKGYKTRRNKSTGKMIVKRRK
- the rpsS gene encoding 30S ribosomal protein S19 is translated as MARSLKKGPFIDPGFEKKIAEMNAKKERKVFKTWSRRSTISPDFVGHTVQVHNGKQFIPVYFTENMVGHKLGEFAPTRAYKGHSGAKKTAVTK
- a CDS encoding cytochrome c, with product MKSGLLIPVFAALAIAAGAAWAADAAKGKEVFDGPAACGECHKTTGKKSGGPGLAGTARRHSGEWLMRWLREPKKTWQENDSETMEMKKRLGLENAERPGMKQRKNLSDEELADLIEYLHTL